The Flavobacterium jumunjinense genome includes a region encoding these proteins:
- a CDS encoding DUF4442 domain-containing protein, translating to MYRRSCGKLFFVSDDLHVVKVKIPLNYKNRNYVGSMFGGSLFSATDPIYMIQLMNILGSDYVVWDKSTDIRFRRPAYKNAFVTFEFTKEEIEKIIERVKVENAIDIVKQLYITDGKETVFTELDKTIYISTKKYYKARRAKKS from the coding sequence ATGTATAGAAGGAGTTGTGGTAAATTATTTTTTGTTTCGGATGATTTGCATGTCGTTAAAGTGAAAATTCCTTTAAATTATAAGAATAGAAACTATGTTGGTTCTATGTTTGGAGGAAGTTTATTTTCTGCAACCGATCCTATTTATATGATTCAATTGATGAATATTTTAGGGTCTGATTACGTGGTTTGGGATAAATCTACCGATATTCGGTTTAGAAGACCAGCCTATAAAAATGCTTTCGTTACTTTCGAATTTACAAAAGAAGAAATAGAAAAAATAATTGAAAGGGTAAAGGTTGAAAATGCAATTGATATTGTGAAACAATTGTATATTACTGATGGTAAAGAAACTGTTTTTACAGAATTGGACAAAACGATTTATATAAGTACAAAAAAATATTATAAAGCGAGAAGAGCTAAAAAGAGTTGA
- a CDS encoding NAD(P)H-dependent flavin oxidoreductase → MEKTNLTTLLGIKHPIIMAPMFLVSNTKMVIEGMKSGVAGCIPALNYRTLEELRASVKELKAAKVEGGSFGYNLIVNKSNIKYKEQLRVLCEEKVDFIITSLGSPEETIREAHKAGVKVFCDVTDLAFAKKVESLKGDALIAVNNQAGGHRGEIDPKTLIEQLNEGTSLPVISAGGVGCKADIDSMISYGAVGVSVGSPFIASIEGGVSDEYKQACVDYGEKDIVMTERISGTPCTVINTPYVQKVGTKQSWLESILNKNKTLKKWVKMVRFYIGMKATEKAATQVTYKTVWVAGPSIEHTKAILPVKDIVTHLTV, encoded by the coding sequence ATGGAAAAGACAAATTTAACGACACTTTTAGGTATAAAACATCCAATAATAATGGCTCCAATGTTTTTAGTTTCTAATACAAAAATGGTAATAGAAGGTATGAAGAGTGGAGTAGCAGGTTGTATTCCAGCATTAAATTACAGAACTTTAGAAGAGTTAAGAGCTTCGGTGAAAGAGCTGAAGGCTGCAAAAGTAGAAGGAGGAAGTTTTGGATATAATTTAATTGTGAATAAATCGAATATAAAATATAAAGAACAACTTAGAGTTCTATGTGAAGAAAAAGTAGACTTTATTATTACATCTTTAGGAAGCCCAGAAGAAACAATTAGAGAAGCTCACAAAGCAGGAGTGAAGGTTTTTTGTGATGTAACTGACTTAGCTTTTGCAAAAAAAGTAGAAAGCTTAAAAGGAGATGCATTGATTGCGGTAAACAATCAAGCAGGTGGACATAGAGGAGAAATTGACCCAAAAACTTTGATAGAACAATTAAATGAAGGTACTTCTTTACCTGTAATTTCAGCAGGAGGAGTAGGTTGTAAAGCAGATATTGATTCTATGATAAGTTATGGTGCAGTTGGTGTTTCAGTTGGAAGTCCATTTATTGCTTCAATTGAAGGAGGAGTTTCCGATGAATATAAACAAGCCTGTGTGGACTATGGGGAGAAAGATATTGTAATGACAGAACGTATTTCTGGTACACCTTGTACAGTAATTAATACACCTTATGTTCAAAAAGTTGGAACAAAACAAAGTTGGTTGGAAAGTATTTTAAATAAAAATAAGACCTTAAAAAAATGGGTTAAAATGGTTCGATTTTATATTGGTATGAAAGCAACTGAAAAAGCGGCTACACAGGTTACCTATAAAACGGTTTGGGTTGCTGGACCAAGTATCGAACATACAAAAGCAATTTTACCAGTGAAAGATATTGTGACGCATTTGACAGTTTAA
- a CDS encoding glycosyl hydrolase family 18 protein — MLLVLIPFITLSSYAQINSGGSHSTANHSKQIIGYVPNWDAWKDTNLHVPKASLNHYNIDYSQYTILNFSFFGVAVDGSLHSGDLRNKQIYANGQVQQPAALLHPDEFSSHDQTFVLGQPKTFWGWDEKLRALGYEPHPDGGWKGWIKTASGQQGNWPLVEYVEESMIKIAQANGVKVMASIGGWSMCKHFPEMASDPVKRARFIADCVTLVNQYKFDGIDLDWEYPGPFSGMNFTGTTADYHNFTILVSEIRQAIGPNKLITAAMSASPNKLDGIEWSAIDQYMDYYNMMTYDFNGGWSGIAGHNSPLYDYPGAEYANFSLDATYKKLAALNVNLAKVNLGVAFYGRAVNTSVAPALGAQTLKTQVNFSVDGPVQSAADMTRFATMEGTPYYTHLLHEIQSGQWNEHWDDVAKVPYLTHKTANSFISYDNPQSIQLKAQYIKDKNLAGCIVWEVFSDWVVGPETKKIGRYPYCPTTKSPLVNVINQTFAGSVNNTAPQLAIVAPTSLQVFTQQTLANINLSATATDSNGTIASVVFEIEGQSLTGQSNGNNYSVSFLPTAYKTYSLTVRATDNQGAVTTKNVSFTVESQGSNQGHPLVSENMWNTLFPYRYGAVNNGTEWVLDPANDFFTYQSFLEALNRMNNIKAELKRRCGTNAYVVTRINKTTGESVEIRHDSDFDAPMHANKAIITKEVDYGTFLEEGTLEERKRELSAFLANIAHETTGGWPTAPGGQFSWGLHFREEVGSPAGYRDETNINYPPAPGKSYHGRGPIQLSWNYNYGQVSEYLYGDKNVLLNEPEKLVQDAALAFQTAIWFWMTPQYPKPSAHDVMASNWQPNPLDVTKNRIHGLGMTVNVINGGLECGQGVEKSQVLDRIGYYQRFSGVFTIGTDMDGVHDLSDCGCKDMSSYGGDSNDLTAEACAQQPSIAFSAPTNNQIIQQATLAPVAVTLVVDPKNTTLTQISTSVNNQTFTGTSFNWTPSAYGNYTLLATATFANGQTATTTVTVTIWDGGSLSCDAIPAWNGTSIYAQTNTFVTYQNALYKNKWWTQNEKPGSNTVWEFVRSCNGSNDGLHCGQSAWLSSKTYNSGDKAFYNQKIYKAKWWTLNETPGVNAVWEFESNCASLTSKNQSYTLVYPTHVNEEITFELEVAKTGMIKIQLLDLTGNSVKEVYNQNTKSGKHIVVKNVSDLRKGIYIYKIFTENDVQTGKIIKN; from the coding sequence TTGCTACTAGTACTAATTCCCTTCATTACACTATCCTCCTATGCTCAAATTAATAGCGGAGGTTCACATTCAACTGCAAATCATAGTAAGCAAATAATTGGTTACGTTCCCAATTGGGATGCTTGGAAAGACACCAATCTTCATGTTCCAAAAGCATCTTTAAACCATTACAATATTGATTATTCTCAATACACTATTTTAAATTTCTCCTTTTTTGGAGTAGCTGTCGATGGTTCATTACATAGTGGTGATTTGAGAAACAAACAAATCTATGCTAATGGTCAAGTGCAACAACCCGCAGCATTATTACATCCAGATGAATTTAGTAGTCATGACCAAACCTTTGTACTAGGACAACCAAAAACTTTTTGGGGATGGGATGAAAAACTTAGAGCATTAGGCTATGAGCCTCATCCAGATGGTGGTTGGAAAGGCTGGATTAAAACAGCCTCTGGTCAGCAAGGTAATTGGCCTTTAGTAGAGTATGTTGAAGAAAGCATGATTAAAATTGCGCAAGCTAATGGTGTAAAAGTTATGGCTTCTATAGGAGGTTGGAGTATGTGTAAACACTTTCCAGAAATGGCATCCGACCCAGTTAAAAGAGCACGTTTCATTGCTGATTGTGTTACATTAGTAAACCAATATAAATTTGATGGAATAGATTTAGATTGGGAATATCCAGGACCATTTTCAGGAATGAATTTCACTGGTACAACTGCAGATTATCATAACTTTACCATTCTAGTTTCTGAAATAAGACAAGCAATTGGACCAAACAAGCTTATTACAGCTGCAATGTCTGCTTCTCCAAATAAACTAGATGGTATAGAATGGAGTGCCATTGATCAATACATGGATTATTACAACATGATGACTTACGATTTTAATGGTGGTTGGTCTGGTATTGCTGGACATAATTCTCCATTATATGATTATCCAGGTGCAGAATATGCAAACTTTTCATTAGATGCTACTTATAAAAAATTAGCAGCATTAAATGTGAATCTTGCTAAAGTAAACCTTGGAGTTGCATTCTACGGAAGAGCCGTAAATACATCAGTAGCACCAGCATTAGGAGCGCAAACATTAAAGACGCAAGTCAATTTTTCAGTTGATGGACCAGTACAGTCAGCTGCAGATATGACACGTTTTGCTACAATGGAAGGAACGCCATATTATACTCATTTACTACATGAAATTCAAAGCGGACAATGGAATGAACATTGGGATGATGTTGCAAAAGTGCCATATCTAACTCATAAAACTGCAAATTCATTCATAAGTTATGATAACCCACAATCCATTCAATTAAAAGCGCAATATATTAAAGATAAAAATTTAGCGGGTTGTATTGTTTGGGAAGTATTTAGCGATTGGGTTGTTGGACCAGAAACTAAAAAAATTGGACGTTATCCATATTGTCCAACTACTAAATCTCCGTTAGTTAACGTAATCAATCAAACATTTGCAGGTAGTGTAAATAATACAGCACCTCAATTAGCAATTGTTGCTCCTACAAGTCTGCAGGTGTTTACACAACAAACATTAGCAAACATAAATTTAAGCGCAACTGCAACAGACAGTAATGGAACTATTGCTAGTGTAGTTTTTGAAATTGAAGGTCAATCTTTAACAGGTCAAAGTAATGGGAATAATTATAGTGTGTCTTTCCTTCCTACTGCCTATAAAACTTATTCATTAACTGTTAGAGCGACAGATAATCAGGGAGCTGTTACAACGAAAAATGTAAGCTTCACTGTTGAATCACAAGGAAGTAATCAAGGACATCCATTAGTATCAGAAAACATGTGGAATACTTTATTCCCTTATAGATATGGTGCTGTAAATAATGGAACAGAATGGGTTTTAGATCCTGCTAACGATTTCTTCACTTACCAATCGTTTTTAGAAGCTCTAAATAGAATGAATAACATTAAAGCAGAATTAAAAAGAAGATGTGGTACAAATGCTTATGTCGTTACACGTATCAATAAAACAACAGGTGAGTCTGTAGAAATTCGTCATGATAGTGACTTTGATGCTCCAATGCATGCCAACAAAGCTATCATTACAAAAGAAGTAGACTATGGAACTTTCTTAGAAGAAGGAACGTTAGAAGAAAGAAAAAGAGAATTATCAGCTTTCTTAGCAAATATTGCTCATGAAACAACTGGAGGATGGCCAACAGCTCCTGGCGGACAATTTTCTTGGGGATTACACTTTAGAGAAGAAGTTGGAAGCCCAGCAGGATATAGAGATGAAACAAACATAAATTACCCACCTGCTCCAGGAAAATCATATCACGGAAGAGGTCCAATTCAACTATCTTGGAATTATAATTACGGACAAGTAAGTGAATATTTATATGGAGATAAAAATGTTTTATTAAACGAACCAGAAAAACTAGTACAAGATGCAGCTCTTGCTTTTCAAACTGCAATATGGTTCTGGATGACTCCTCAATATCCAAAACCAAGTGCACATGATGTTATGGCAAGTAACTGGCAACCAAATCCATTAGATGTAACTAAAAATAGAATTCACGGTCTAGGAATGACAGTAAATGTTATTAATGGAGGTTTAGAATGCGGACAAGGTGTTGAAAAATCGCAAGTATTAGATAGAATTGGGTACTACCAACGTTTCTCTGGTGTGTTCACAATAGGAACAGATATGGATGGTGTTCATGACCTTTCAGATTGTGGTTGTAAAGACATGAGCAGCTATGGTGGAGACAGTAATGATTTAACAGCTGAAGCTTGTGCCCAACAACCTTCGATTGCTTTCTCTGCACCTACAAACAATCAAATTATACAACAAGCTACTTTAGCTCCTGTTGCAGTTACTTTAGTTGTTGATCCAAAAAATACAACTTTAACTCAAATTAGTACTTCTGTAAATAATCAAACTTTTACGGGTACTTCTTTCAACTGGACACCTTCGGCTTACGGAAATTATACACTATTAGCTACAGCTACTTTTGCTAATGGTCAAACAGCTACGACTACTGTAACAGTGACAATTTGGGATGGCGGTTCTTTAAGTTGCGATGCTATTCCTGCATGGAATGGTACGTCGATATACGCACAAACCAATACTTTTGTAACCTATCAAAACGCATTATATAAAAACAAATGGTGGACACAAAACGAAAAACCAGGAAGCAATACTGTTTGGGAATTTGTTAGAAGTTGTAACGGATCTAATGATGGTTTACATTGTGGTCAATCGGCTTGGTTGTCTTCAAAAACATATAATAGTGGTGACAAAGCTTTTTATAATCAAAAAATATATAAAGCAAAATGGTGGACACTAAATGAAACTCCTGGAGTTAATGCTGTTTGGGAATTTGAATCTAACTGCGCTTCTTTAACTTCAAAAAATCAATCTTATACACTAGTGTATCCAACACATGTTAATGAGGAAATCACTTTTGAATTAGAGGTTGCAAAAACAGGTATGATTAAAATCCAATTACTTGATCTTACAGGAAATTCAGTAAAAGAAGTATACAATCAAAATACAAAATCTGGAAAACACATTGTTGTAAAAAATGTTAGCGACCTTAGAAAAGGAATCTACATTTATAAAATATTTACAGAAAATGATGTGCAAACTGGAAAAATCATAAAGAATTAG
- a CDS encoding zinc-dependent metalloprotease — MFKKITLISTCLLLLCSIDGYSQKRERKKKSKGKITAEVKKPEDKKGPKPYAKVIDSSAITQNGLIDIHKLKEKYLFEISDSLIGKEIMTITRYSKTPAGGGIFGGEEINRQVVKFEKGLNDNILLRSITYVIMTPDEAKPITQAVRNSSSDPIIGNYEVLAYKKDATGNTTGYVIDMTPSFDADVQTFSLSPINKQLLSIQSFQKDKSFIQSINSFPINTEIRSVKTFSTEPQRISRTPSPKIGVNLPSGVDAGVVTLELNTSMLLLPERPMRKRAFDKRVGYFANHYDVFEEESQKADKSVFAVRWRLEPKSEEDAQRQKNGELIEPKKPIVYYIDPATPEKWRPYIKQGIDDWKEAFEFAGWKNAIRGEYWPENDPTMSLEDARFSVLRYFAADIPNAYGPNVHDPRTGEILESHIGWYHNVMSLLRDWYLVQTAAVDPNARNKTFDDKLMGELIRFVSSHEVGHTLGLRHNMGASFATPVEKLRDKEYQEANGHTASIMDYARFNYVAQPEDGVTNLFPRIGDYDKWAIKWGYAYFDGAKSEDEEKAKLNEMTKEAYKNRRLWFGTETSPYDPRYQTEDLGDNAMKASDYGIKNLKRILPNLIEWSKEDGEDYSELEGLYGSLVGQFRRYMGHVTKNVGGIYETPKTYDMEGDLYEVVPSSIQNEAVSFLNKELFDTPTWLLDQNIIAKINPDSGVEAIKSIQDRTLSSLLDGDRLVRLIETSSLNKKNYSVDELMSDLRKGIFSELKTNAPIDIYRRNLQKLFVENIISSLDVDKKATARFNRRSIKISETDIPSIARGQLLELKAQLKVAANLNRDRLSKFHLLDLVSRIEAALDPK; from the coding sequence ATGTTTAAAAAAATTACACTAATTTCTACTTGTCTACTCTTGTTATGTAGTATTGATGGCTACTCTCAAAAAAGAGAAAGAAAGAAAAAATCGAAAGGTAAAATTACTGCAGAAGTTAAAAAACCTGAAGATAAAAAAGGACCAAAACCCTATGCTAAAGTAATCGATTCTTCAGCTATTACTCAAAATGGATTAATAGATATTCATAAATTAAAAGAAAAATATCTTTTTGAAATTTCTGATTCGTTAATAGGAAAAGAAATTATGACGATTACGCGTTATTCTAAAACGCCTGCTGGTGGTGGAATTTTTGGAGGAGAAGAAATTAACAGACAAGTTGTTAAATTCGAAAAAGGATTAAACGACAACATCTTACTTCGCTCTATTACTTATGTTATCATGACGCCAGATGAAGCTAAGCCAATTACTCAAGCTGTTAGAAATTCTAGTTCCGACCCAATTATTGGTAATTATGAAGTACTTGCCTATAAAAAAGATGCCACTGGTAATACCACTGGATATGTAATAGACATGACTCCTTCTTTTGATGCTGATGTTCAAACTTTTTCATTAAGTCCAATTAATAAACAGTTATTAAGTATTCAGTCATTTCAAAAAGACAAATCGTTTATACAAAGTATCAATAGTTTCCCAATCAATACAGAAATCAGATCAGTAAAAACATTTTCTACAGAACCACAACGTATTTCTAGAACACCTAGTCCAAAAATTGGTGTCAATTTACCTTCTGGTGTAGATGCTGGTGTTGTAACATTAGAACTAAATACATCAATGCTATTATTACCCGAAAGACCAATGCGTAAAAGAGCTTTCGACAAACGTGTAGGTTATTTTGCAAATCACTATGATGTTTTTGAAGAAGAATCTCAAAAAGCAGACAAATCCGTTTTTGCAGTACGATGGAGGTTAGAACCAAAATCGGAAGAAGATGCACAAAGACAAAAAAATGGAGAATTAATAGAGCCTAAAAAACCAATTGTATATTATATTGACCCTGCTACTCCCGAAAAATGGAGACCCTACATTAAACAAGGAATTGATGATTGGAAAGAAGCCTTTGAATTTGCAGGTTGGAAAAATGCAATTCGTGGTGAATATTGGCCTGAGAACGACCCAACAATGAGTTTAGAAGATGCTCGTTTTTCGGTTTTACGTTATTTTGCTGCTGATATTCCAAATGCCTATGGACCAAATGTTCATGATCCAAGAACGGGAGAAATATTAGAAAGTCATATCGGATGGTATCACAATGTAATGAGTTTATTAAGAGATTGGTATCTCGTTCAAACTGCTGCAGTAGATCCTAACGCAAGAAATAAAACTTTCGATGATAAATTAATGGGCGAACTAATCCGTTTCGTGTCTTCACATGAAGTAGGACATACTTTAGGATTACGCCATAATATGGGAGCAAGTTTTGCTACACCAGTTGAAAAATTAAGAGATAAAGAGTATCAAGAAGCTAACGGACATACAGCTTCAATTATGGATTATGCACGTTTCAATTATGTGGCTCAACCAGAAGATGGCGTTACTAATTTATTTCCAAGAATTGGAGATTATGATAAATGGGCAATTAAATGGGGTTATGCTTATTTTGATGGCGCTAAAAGTGAAGACGAAGAAAAAGCGAAACTTAATGAAATGACAAAAGAGGCGTATAAAAATCGTCGCTTATGGTTTGGAACAGAAACAAGTCCGTATGATCCAAGGTACCAAACAGAAGATTTAGGTGATAATGCTATGAAAGCATCCGATTATGGAATTAAAAACCTGAAAAGAATTCTTCCTAATTTAATCGAATGGAGTAAAGAAGATGGTGAAGATTATTCAGAATTAGAAGGATTATACGGTTCGTTGGTAGGTCAGTTTAGAAGATATATGGGACACGTTACCAAAAACGTAGGTGGAATTTATGAAACTCCAAAAACCTACGATATGGAAGGCGATCTATACGAAGTAGTACCTTCAAGTATTCAAAATGAAGCGGTTTCTTTCTTAAACAAAGAATTATTCGACACGCCAACTTGGTTATTAGATCAAAATATTATTGCTAAAATTAATCCTGATAGTGGTGTTGAAGCGATAAAAAGTATTCAAGATAGAACATTATCTAGCCTTTTAGATGGTGATCGATTGGTTCGTTTAATTGAAACATCTTCATTAAACAAGAAAAATTATTCTGTAGATGAATTAATGAGCGATTTAAGAAAAGGAATTTTCTCAGAATTAAAAACAAATGCTCCAATTGATATTTACAGACGAAATCTTCAAAAGTTATTTGTTGAAAATATTATCTCCTCTTTAGATGTAGATAAAAAAGCAACTGCACGATTTAACAGAAGGTCAATTAAAATTAGCGAGACAGATATTCCTTCTATCGCTAGAGGACAATTACTAGAATTAAAAGCGCAATTAAAAGTTGCAGCGAACTTAAATAGAGATCGTTTGAGTAAATTCCATTTATTAGATTTAGTTTCAAGAATAGAAGCTGCTTTAGATCCAAAATAA
- a CDS encoding TROVE domain-containing protein encodes MKFNYFNKQKNVTSNYEGAKAFTLNPEMELYTAVVTTGLNDVTYEKNTDRLARIQKLIAQCNPEFTAKLAIYVRNQMYMRSIPMVLTVELAKHTYGNSIVKNTVQGVVKRADEITELLAYYQMANKRTETKKLNRLSKQIQKGLAETFNNFDEYQFAKYNRNGAVKLRDALFLVHPKAKDKNQQTIFNKIAADTLTTPYTWETELSDVGQYKYDNEEAKKAAIKQKWEDLIDSNRMGYMATMRNLRNSIEAEVSFAHIEKICQYLSNEKAIANAKQLPFRFLAAYREIKVFKSRYTTMILEALEDAVMHSAKNIKGFDGNTSVVIACDVSGSMQQPISPKSKIQLYDIGLMLGMLMQSRCKNVISGMFGDTWKIINMSNRNVLTNVQEFYQREGEVGYSTNGYLVIEDLINRKEIVDKVMLFTDVQLWNSNQTKHTFENSWNTYKQIAPKAKLYLFDLAGYGQVPLDIKRNDVYLIAGWSDKIFDVLEALENGDSTLTKIKQIAI; translated from the coding sequence ATGAAATTTAATTATTTTAACAAACAGAAAAATGTAACTTCTAATTATGAAGGAGCAAAAGCATTTACTTTAAATCCTGAAATGGAATTGTATACAGCTGTGGTAACAACAGGATTAAATGATGTTACCTACGAAAAAAATACAGATCGTTTAGCACGCATTCAAAAACTAATTGCACAATGCAATCCAGAATTTACCGCCAAATTAGCAATCTATGTGCGTAACCAAATGTATATGCGTTCCATTCCAATGGTATTAACCGTAGAATTAGCCAAACATACTTATGGAAATAGTATCGTAAAAAACACAGTACAAGGTGTGGTAAAACGTGCCGATGAAATCACAGAATTATTAGCCTATTATCAAATGGCAAATAAAAGAACAGAAACTAAAAAATTAAATCGTTTGTCGAAACAAATTCAAAAAGGTTTGGCTGAAACATTCAATAATTTTGATGAATATCAATTTGCAAAGTACAATCGTAATGGAGCAGTAAAATTAAGAGATGCTTTGTTTTTAGTTCACCCAAAAGCAAAAGATAAAAATCAACAAACCATATTCAATAAAATTGCAGCCGATACATTAACCACACCTTACACTTGGGAAACCGAATTGTCCGATGTTGGTCAATATAAATATGATAATGAAGAAGCTAAAAAAGCCGCTATCAAACAAAAATGGGAAGACCTAATCGACAGTAATCGAATGGGATATATGGCAACAATGCGTAACCTACGAAATAGTATAGAAGCAGAAGTATCTTTTGCTCATATCGAAAAAATATGCCAGTATTTGAGTAATGAAAAAGCTATAGCCAATGCAAAACAATTGCCTTTCCGATTTTTAGCTGCTTATCGAGAAATCAAAGTGTTTAAATCACGATACACAACAATGATTTTAGAAGCTTTGGAAGATGCAGTAATGCATAGTGCAAAAAATATAAAAGGTTTCGATGGAAATACATCTGTTGTAATTGCTTGTGATGTTTCTGGTTCGATGCAACAACCTATTTCACCAAAAAGTAAAATACAATTGTATGATATCGGTTTAATGTTAGGAATGTTAATGCAATCACGATGCAAAAATGTAATTAGCGGAATGTTTGGAGATACTTGGAAAATAATTAATATGTCTAACCGAAACGTATTAACCAACGTTCAAGAATTTTACCAACGTGAAGGTGAAGTTGGTTATTCTACGAACGGATATTTGGTAATCGAAGACCTAATCAATCGAAAAGAAATTGTTGATAAAGTAATGTTGTTTACCGATGTGCAACTATGGAATAGCAACCAAACCAAGCATACATTTGAAAATTCATGGAATACTTACAAACAAATTGCACCAAAAGCAAAATTATATTTATTTGATTTAGCAGGTTATGGACAAGTGCCTTTAGATATTAAAAGAAATGATGTATACCTAATAGCAGGTTGGTCTGACAAGATATTTGATGTGTTAGAAGCGCTAGAAAATGGCGATAGTACTTTAACGAAAATTAAACAAATTGCCATATAA